In Halobaculum limi, one DNA window encodes the following:
- a CDS encoding thiamine pyrophosphate-dependent enzyme, translating to MSDDVTRIVGERDLDETRFDADDARAALRDIVRTRRFDERALALQRRGWMSGYPPYEGQEAAQVGAAHAMAAEDHLFPTYRSNALQIARGVPMSDILLFRRGFAEYHSDHDIPVFPQAVPIASQIPHAAGAGMAANYADEDWAALVCFGDGATSEGDFHEGVNFAGVFDAPTVFFCENNGWAISLPRDRQTASESIAIKADAYGIEGVQVDGNDPLATRAVVEDALASARDGDPVLVEALTYRQGAHTTADDPSQYRDDDPDLPEWRIRDPLDRFTEWCREHGIVDEGFVDEVTEEANEELADAVETAEAVPRPDPEEMFDSLYEDLPPEIRRQRESARAVADRHGDEAYELDR from the coding sequence ATGAGCGACGACGTGACGCGGATCGTCGGGGAACGGGACCTCGACGAGACGCGCTTCGACGCCGACGACGCGCGGGCGGCGCTTCGGGACATCGTGCGAACCCGCCGATTCGACGAGCGCGCGCTGGCGCTCCAGCGCCGCGGGTGGATGAGCGGCTACCCACCCTACGAGGGGCAGGAGGCCGCACAGGTCGGCGCGGCCCACGCGATGGCCGCCGAAGACCACCTGTTCCCCACCTACCGCTCGAACGCCCTCCAGATAGCCCGCGGCGTCCCGATGAGCGACATCCTCCTGTTCCGTCGCGGCTTCGCGGAGTACCACTCCGACCACGACATCCCCGTCTTCCCGCAGGCGGTCCCCATCGCCAGCCAGATTCCCCACGCGGCGGGCGCGGGAATGGCCGCGAACTACGCCGACGAGGACTGGGCGGCGCTCGTCTGCTTCGGCGACGGCGCGACCAGCGAGGGCGACTTCCACGAGGGCGTCAACTTCGCGGGCGTGTTCGACGCGCCGACCGTCTTCTTCTGCGAGAACAACGGCTGGGCTATCTCGCTGCCCCGCGACCGGCAGACGGCCAGCGAGTCCATCGCGATCAAAGCCGACGCGTACGGCATCGAGGGCGTGCAGGTCGACGGCAACGACCCCCTCGCCACGCGGGCGGTCGTCGAAGATGCGCTGGCGAGCGCTCGCGACGGCGACCCGGTCCTCGTCGAGGCGCTGACCTACCGGCAGGGTGCTCACACCACTGCGGACGACCCCAGCCAGTACCGCGACGACGACCCGGACCTCCCCGAGTGGCGGATTCGAGATCCACTCGACCGCTTCACCGAGTGGTGTCGCGAGCACGGAATCGTCGACGAGGGATTTGTCGACGAGGTGACCGAGGAGGCGAACGAGGAGTTGGCCGACGCCGTCGAGACGGCGGAGGCCGTGCCGCGACCCGACCCCGAGGAGATGTTCGACTCGCTGTACGAGGACCTCCCGCCGGAAATCCGTCGCCAGCGTGAGTCGGCCCGTGCGGTGGCCGACCGCCACGGGGACGAGGCGTACGAACTCGACCGCTGA
- a CDS encoding Lrp/AsnC family transcriptional regulator translates to MVVAYVMVKAASGDADRIQQAISDLDGVTEAHIVAGDMDFVVKVEVDGPGDVKRVAADGIQGITGIEDTQTYIAMG, encoded by the coding sequence ATGGTCGTCGCGTACGTGATGGTGAAGGCAGCGTCGGGCGACGCCGACCGGATTCAACAGGCAATCTCTGACCTCGACGGCGTCACCGAGGCACACATCGTCGCGGGCGATATGGACTTCGTCGTGAAAGTCGAGGTAGACGGCCCCGGCGACGTGAAACGGGTCGCCGCCGACGGCATTCAGGGTATCACCGGCATCGAGGACACCCAGACGTACATCGCGATGGGCTGA
- a CDS encoding carboxylate--amine ligase, whose amino-acid sequence MADTFHDTDSLVTALSEATFDRPPALVANAHITGVSVARALDAHGVPVVALDRTDSGLAPPSEAVDYAGEVTYPLDDADGFRADVERIADALDYQPVAFACMDEWVRGFAETEPDGVRLPFSDLEGVERVLNKSNLYTLCEELGIPYPETYEVGETPADEVAEALGFPFVVKPAHKRKFEEAFGTNVIEVEDGEQFAEVVAEAKAYGATVLAQEKVNVEVGRDTSLASYMPPTDADRDPLAVVGNAAVRYPAFGTSCLVERVEEPEVRDHALAVLEETGYHGISEAEFVYDADREEYVLLDVNTRPWKWISMPVAAGANLPMAAYADAVDGAAYESPGTTDARWVYLPDYLQRCLIDDAFWDVLSEAEWASLLSGEFEDGDDLTTGVYRPSDPAPTVKYLTGEFTDREYYCSC is encoded by the coding sequence ATGGCCGACACTTTCCACGACACCGATTCGCTCGTCACGGCGCTCTCCGAGGCGACGTTCGACCGCCCGCCCGCACTCGTCGCCAACGCTCACATCACCGGCGTCAGCGTCGCTCGCGCCCTCGACGCCCACGGCGTCCCGGTCGTCGCTCTCGACCGGACGGATTCGGGGCTCGCACCTCCCTCCGAGGCTGTCGACTACGCCGGCGAGGTGACGTACCCCCTCGACGACGCCGACGGCTTCCGCGCCGACGTGGAGCGGATCGCCGACGCTCTCGACTATCAGCCGGTCGCGTTCGCGTGTATGGACGAGTGGGTGCGCGGCTTCGCCGAGACGGAACCCGATGGCGTGCGTCTCCCCTTCTCAGACCTCGAGGGCGTCGAGCGTGTACTGAACAAGTCGAACCTCTACACGCTGTGTGAAGAACTCGGCATCCCCTACCCCGAGACGTACGAAGTCGGTGAGACGCCCGCCGACGAGGTGGCCGAGGCGCTCGGATTCCCGTTCGTCGTCAAGCCCGCACACAAGCGGAAGTTCGAGGAGGCGTTCGGCACGAACGTCATCGAAGTCGAGGACGGCGAGCAGTTCGCGGAGGTCGTCGCGGAGGCGAAAGCGTACGGCGCGACCGTCCTCGCCCAGGAGAAGGTGAACGTCGAGGTGGGCCGCGACACGTCGCTGGCGAGTTATATGCCGCCCACGGACGCCGACCGCGACCCCCTCGCGGTCGTCGGTAACGCTGCCGTCCGCTACCCCGCGTTCGGCACCTCCTGTCTCGTCGAACGCGTCGAGGAACCCGAGGTGCGCGACCACGCTCTCGCAGTCTTGGAGGAGACTGGATACCACGGCATCAGCGAGGCGGAGTTCGTCTACGACGCCGACCGGGAGGAGTACGTCCTCCTCGACGTGAACACGCGCCCGTGGAAGTGGATATCTATGCCCGTCGCCGCCGGCGCGAACCTCCCGATGGCCGCCTACGCCGACGCCGTCGACGGGGCGGCGTACGAGTCGCCCGGCACCACCGACGCCCGCTGGGTGTACCTCCCCGACTACCTCCAGCGGTGTCTCATCGACGACGCCTTCTGGGACGTGCTCTCGGAGGCGGAGTGGGCGAGCCTCCTCTCCGGCGAGTTCGAGGACGGCGACGACCTGACGACCGGCGTATACCGGCCGAGCGACCCCGCACCCACGGTGAAATATCTCACCGGGGAGTTCACCGATCGGGAATACTACTGTTCCTGTTGA
- a CDS encoding aldo/keto reductase: MSEFTPFGLGTYKLTGPQCVDSVPTAVEAGYEAIDTAQGYQNEALVREGIEAAGCDPEDLFVATKLQTDNLSYEDAYATAHESAARLGVDSIDLLYVHWPLDTYDAAETCRALDDLVEEGTVDRIGLSNFRPDQLDEAREHLDTDIFAHQVECHPLLQQRELREYAEEAGHHLVAYCPIARNQVADVDELVAIADAHDATPAQVAIAWLLAHDVAAIPKATSEGHIRDNLAATEVDLTDEEIARIDDLAEEHRIVDFDGAPWNEAEA, from the coding sequence ATGTCCGAGTTCACGCCGTTCGGTCTGGGAACGTACAAACTGACCGGCCCACAGTGTGTCGACAGCGTCCCCACCGCCGTCGAGGCAGGCTACGAGGCTATCGACACCGCGCAGGGCTACCAGAACGAGGCGCTCGTCCGCGAGGGCATCGAAGCCGCTGGATGCGACCCCGAGGACCTGTTCGTCGCCACGAAGTTGCAGACGGACAACCTGAGCTACGAGGACGCGTACGCGACGGCCCACGAGTCGGCCGCCCGTCTCGGCGTCGACTCCATCGACCTCCTGTACGTCCACTGGCCGCTCGACACGTACGACGCCGCAGAGACCTGTCGCGCCCTCGACGACCTCGTCGAAGAGGGCACCGTCGACCGAATCGGCCTGTCGAACTTCCGTCCGGACCAACTGGACGAGGCGCGCGAGCACCTCGACACCGACATCTTCGCACACCAAGTGGAGTGTCACCCGCTCCTGCAACAGCGAGAACTGCGCGAGTATGCCGAGGAAGCCGGCCACCACCTGGTCGCGTACTGTCCCATCGCGCGCAACCAAGTCGCCGACGTGGACGAACTCGTCGCCATCGCGGACGCCCACGACGCGACGCCCGCACAGGTGGCTATCGCGTGGCTGCTCGCACACGACGTCGCCGCCATCCCGAAGGCGACCAGCGAAGGGCACATCCGCGACAACCTCGCCGCTACTGAGGTCGACCTCACAGACGAGGAAATCGCTCGCATCGACGACCTCGCTGAGGAGCACCGCATCGTCGACTTCGACGGTGCACCGTGGAACGAAGCCGAGGCGTAA
- a CDS encoding DUF5802 family protein yields MFERFSSGYYLGEMYVQPRPEHAAAIKRSDHERVNEQLYADDTGLSRLDNPLVMKVGTRHFPVVGDDNVPSGTLALPEASVPDDLKFRLPGRREVFLANADRARDLIQFTGWDGDTGDPAEYA; encoded by the coding sequence ATGTTCGAACGCTTCTCAAGCGGGTACTACCTGGGCGAAATGTACGTCCAGCCGAGGCCCGAGCACGCGGCGGCGATCAAACGGTCGGACCACGAACGAGTCAACGAGCAACTCTATGCGGACGACACAGGACTCTCACGACTCGACAACCCCCTCGTGATGAAGGTGGGAACACGGCACTTCCCCGTCGTCGGCGACGACAACGTCCCGTCCGGGACGCTCGCGCTTCCGGAGGCGTCGGTCCCCGACGACCTGAAGTTCCGACTCCCGGGTCGACGCGAGGTGTTCCTCGCGAACGCCGACCGCGCCCGTGACCTCATCCAGTTCACCGGGTGGGACGGCGACACCGGCGACCCCGCCGAGTACGCGTAG
- a CDS encoding potassium channel family protein: protein MRFIVIGSGRVGLRTARVLREEGHDVTVVERDADRAARARNAGFSVVEGDGSHEDVLAQAAVDRADAVGALTGDLNVNFAACMIAKHHGCRTVMRIDEDYREEIYQKYADEVDEIIYPERLGAIGAKNALLGGNIRAIADIAENLQVLLFTITAESPMRGYTLSEVTLPSQARLLAFGKRGKAMGIPFPDDSLEEGDRVAVLADFAVLDDVRQLLVGNDATGTLASAANSGGGA, encoded by the coding sequence ATGCGTTTCATCGTCATCGGGTCGGGACGGGTCGGACTGCGCACGGCGCGAGTGCTTCGCGAGGAGGGCCACGACGTGACGGTCGTCGAACGAGACGCCGACCGCGCGGCGCGTGCCCGAAACGCGGGCTTCTCGGTCGTCGAGGGCGACGGCTCCCACGAAGATGTCCTCGCGCAGGCGGCCGTCGACCGCGCCGACGCCGTGGGTGCGCTGACCGGCGACCTGAACGTGAACTTCGCCGCCTGTATGATCGCGAAACACCACGGCTGCCGCACCGTGATGCGCATCGACGAGGACTACCGCGAGGAGATATACCAGAAGTACGCCGACGAGGTCGACGAGATCATCTACCCCGAGCGACTCGGCGCGATCGGCGCGAAGAACGCGCTCCTCGGTGGGAACATCCGCGCCATCGCGGACATCGCAGAGAACCTCCAGGTGCTCCTGTTCACCATCACCGCGGAGTCGCCGATGCGCGGCTACACGCTCAGCGAGGTGACGCTCCCCTCGCAGGCGCGACTACTCGCGTTCGGGAAGCGCGGGAAGGCGATGGGCATCCCGTTCCCCGACGACTCGCTGGAGGAGGGTGACCGCGTCGCCGTCCTCGCAGACTTCGCCGTCCTCGACGACGTGCGCCAACTCCTCGTCGGCAACGACGCCACCGGAACGCTCGCGTCGGCCGCGAACTCCGGAGGTGGTGCCTGA
- a CDS encoding Vms1/Ankzf1 family peptidyl-tRNA hydrolase: protein MLDKLLGRERLKQRIAELEQERDDAVARMEAEEERRGEAARKRQEAEKRVNELETRVTELEDRLERAEATEEAAPSLRGRETLRPKRRDEVLARLESVETSPEGALSAFVASDDDVPDAVASSLDGRVSLVRRAAPTLVYADDAGIVSCALAPALDPDQFCEWGDSFRVEEAWFQPTGRFAFGLARSDTFAVGVYEGDERTSIETVRTDVMDEHDKGGFSQARYERLREEQIDAHLDDCRAALEDLPADLDRVVLVGERDVVKRLGEYADHTAGSDATGKPQRALDQAFDDFWTAQLRLI, encoded by the coding sequence ATGCTCGACAAACTCCTCGGCCGCGAGCGCCTCAAACAGCGCATCGCGGAGTTGGAGCAGGAACGCGACGACGCGGTCGCTCGGATGGAAGCCGAGGAGGAGCGACGCGGTGAGGCCGCCCGCAAGCGACAGGAGGCCGAGAAGCGCGTTAACGAACTGGAGACGCGCGTCACCGAGTTGGAGGACCGACTGGAGCGTGCGGAAGCGACCGAGGAGGCTGCACCGTCGCTCCGGGGCCGTGAGACGCTCCGCCCCAAGCGCCGCGACGAGGTGTTGGCGCGACTGGAGAGCGTCGAGACGAGTCCTGAGGGGGCGCTGTCGGCGTTCGTCGCCAGCGACGACGACGTTCCAGACGCGGTCGCGTCGTCGCTCGACGGGCGCGTGTCGCTCGTGCGCCGAGCCGCGCCGACGCTCGTGTACGCCGACGACGCGGGCATCGTCTCGTGTGCGCTCGCGCCCGCACTCGACCCCGACCAGTTCTGCGAATGGGGCGACTCCTTCCGCGTCGAAGAGGCGTGGTTCCAGCCGACGGGCCGATTCGCCTTCGGCCTCGCTCGTTCCGATACGTTCGCCGTCGGCGTGTACGAGGGCGACGAGCGCACGTCGATCGAGACGGTCCGCACCGACGTGATGGACGAACACGACAAGGGCGGCTTCTCGCAGGCACGGTACGAACGCCTCCGCGAGGAACAGATCGACGCCCACCTCGACGACTGCCGGGCGGCGCTGGAGGACCTCCCCGCGGACCTCGACCGCGTCGTGTTGGTCGGCGAGCGTGACGTGGTGAAGCGCCTCGGCGAATACGCCGACCACACCGCCGGCAGCGACGCGACGGGGAAGCCACAGCGAGCGCTGGATCAGGCGTTCGACGACTTCTGGACGGCGCAGTTGCGGTTGATCTGA
- a CDS encoding DUF7537 family lipoprotein, with protein sequence MARRGESSGDPPRASVTLALAVCLVVAGCAGFAGDDGGARTVNPALAETPTATPTPPGGFPAGVDRDGVDTEELIAAHRAALGDGSWTVTLTRTVVGENETIEQSQAVARVDGPRLLYTFERVRGENRLATAHWSNATASASRRESWRGNVTLSANPAEAGGPTGLDPTGGAWLSAVFVDMRPEYAGTEQTANGTVTVLEATAGRIERSGVPDRRQVRLRARVDGAGVVRSLVLQYDVFLGDDPATIRIALRTDAVGSTTVPRPEWVDRAFANATGDGSAGNGTSDS encoded by the coding sequence ATGGCACGGCGGGGCGAATCGAGCGGCGACCCCCCACGCGCGAGCGTGACGCTCGCGCTCGCGGTCTGTCTCGTCGTCGCTGGCTGTGCCGGGTTCGCGGGCGACGACGGCGGCGCACGCACGGTCAACCCCGCCCTCGCAGAGACCCCGACGGCGACGCCGACGCCACCTGGTGGCTTCCCCGCGGGCGTCGACCGCGACGGCGTCGATACGGAGGAACTCATCGCCGCCCACCGCGCGGCCCTCGGCGATGGGTCGTGGACGGTGACGCTCACCAGAACCGTCGTCGGCGAGAACGAGACCATCGAGCAGAGTCAGGCCGTCGCGCGCGTTGACGGCCCGCGCCTCCTGTACACCTTCGAGCGGGTGCGCGGTGAGAACCGCCTCGCGACCGCCCACTGGAGCAACGCCACCGCCTCGGCGAGTCGCCGGGAGAGTTGGCGCGGGAACGTCACGCTGTCGGCGAACCCGGCCGAAGCGGGCGGGCCGACTGGACTGGACCCGACCGGCGGCGCGTGGCTGTCGGCTGTGTTCGTCGATATGCGACCCGAGTACGCCGGGACGGAGCAGACGGCTAACGGAACGGTCACGGTTCTCGAGGCGACGGCGGGCCGCATCGAACGCTCGGGCGTTCCCGACCGCAGGCAGGTTCGCCTCCGCGCACGGGTCGACGGCGCGGGCGTCGTCCGATCGCTCGTCCTCCAGTACGACGTGTTCCTCGGCGACGACCCCGCGACGATCCGAATCGCGTTGCGGACGGACGCGGTCGGGTCCACGACGGTCCCCCGGCCCGAGTGGGTCGACCGAGCGTTCGCGAACGCGACCGGAGACGGCTCAGCAGGGAATGGGACGAGCGACTCGTGA
- a CDS encoding DUF5813 family protein: protein MSDTDDSAVPGRVRRAVRDHDAVDDDPTDGAFPVTSTPFDGRIAVAQADDGRIEFDVTVAVPTLSAVVEGEVAEVVEDGWYETFERRIATIGDVTAAGHDLDPAVERSGEAVTVTESLRDLNEQRGLNDAVAVVDFVEGTYVQGVIPGYEYGEPVTGLISRARATGGSDGY from the coding sequence ATGAGCGACACCGACGACTCGGCGGTGCCCGGACGGGTCCGCCGCGCCGTCCGCGACCACGACGCCGTCGACGACGACCCGACCGACGGAGCGTTCCCCGTCACCTCGACGCCGTTCGACGGCCGCATCGCCGTCGCGCAGGCAGACGACGGGCGCATCGAGTTCGACGTGACCGTCGCCGTTCCCACGCTCTCGGCCGTCGTCGAGGGCGAGGTGGCCGAAGTCGTCGAAGACGGCTGGTACGAGACGTTCGAGCGCCGTATCGCGACCATCGGCGACGTGACCGCCGCCGGCCACGACCTCGACCCCGCGGTCGAACGATCGGGCGAGGCGGTCACCGTGACGGAGTCGCTGCGCGACTTGAACGAACAGCGTGGGCTGAACGACGCCGTCGCGGTCGTCGACTTCGTCGAGGGTACGTACGTGCAGGGCGTCATTCCCGGCTACGAGTACGGCGAACCCGTCACGGGCCTGATCAGCCGTGCGCGGGCGACGGGCGGCAGCGACGGCTACTGA
- a CDS encoding Lrp/AsnC family transcriptional regulator: MVHAFVMVKVSGDADTPGVADVVSGIETVTEAHVVAGEFDIVAEVDAPDMYTVLDTVADAVRGIDGVTDTRTYVSMAN; the protein is encoded by the coding sequence ATGGTTCACGCGTTCGTGATGGTGAAGGTGAGCGGCGACGCGGACACACCCGGTGTCGCGGACGTCGTCTCTGGAATCGAGACGGTGACGGAGGCGCACGTCGTCGCCGGGGAGTTCGACATCGTCGCGGAGGTCGATGCTCCCGACATGTACACGGTACTCGACACCGTCGCGGACGCGGTTCGCGGCATCGACGGCGTCACCGACACGCGAACGTACGTCTCGATGGCGAACTGA
- the ppc gene encoding phosphoenolpyruvate carboxylase translates to MSFDARDVGRDVRELAALLGEVLERQTSTAAFDAVEEVRRESIDYREGSVPTRDAIRDRLSGLDPETKRTVARAYAAYFELVNVAEERERVRAVRRGRDEGDLGDGLERTAQALAEVDAETAQQVLEDVRVVPTFTAHPTEARRKTVKAKLRRVAEILRDLDERRLTDDELAGLEADLESEVETLWSTRQVRPRRPTPTDEARDVRWYLEHTLFDVAAEAEAELGNRVTEAHPELDAADAAGTLDFRSWAGSDRDGNPFVTPEVTSETLDAQREAVLDRYADALADIQGALSHEGDRLDHTDEFSGRVTADREAVPVVAEDVDERYPEEPYRRAVAVIHARVERVDDLRPGGYDDPEELVASLRAVAADLRANGHETTAAERVDPLVRRVETFGFSLAALDLRDHRENHTEAVGEILAREGLDYAAMDEAERVATLTESVVDDAVGNLDVAEEFSETTERVCERFQTLTEWHREFGADAIDAYCISMTEEPSHVLEVLYLADLSGVVDLPDHCGLDVVPLLETASALANARDILGTLVNNDAYGAALSARGDVQEVMLGYSDSNKENGPLAAAWDLHQNARRLAEVADDLGVELRLFHGRGGSISRGGGPMNEAMLALPPETATGEIKFTEQGEAIAEKFANPRVAERELEQMLDAQVRARLRALQGTAPDVQDEWEAAMDATGEGARTAYQDFLETDGFVEYFETATPITVIEDLNMGSRPASRSGERTVEDLRAIPWVFSWTQSRAILPGWFSSASGLDAYLEEGGEIETLQEMYDEWPFFRTTIDHIGLSLARTELEIAAEYADLAPEDLREEFFPRIEAEYERAVELVQEITGREDLIHRGWLEESLQRRNPYVDPLNLLQVDLLSRTHLTDEEERALRLTVKGIAAGMKNTG, encoded by the coding sequence ATGTCATTCGACGCGCGAGACGTCGGGCGCGACGTCCGCGAACTGGCGGCGTTGCTCGGCGAGGTGTTGGAGCGACAGACCTCGACGGCAGCGTTCGACGCGGTCGAGGAGGTTCGACGGGAGTCCATCGACTACCGTGAGGGAAGCGTTCCAACTCGCGACGCGATCCGTGACCGCCTCTCCGGTCTCGACCCGGAGACGAAGCGCACGGTCGCGCGGGCGTACGCCGCGTACTTCGAGTTGGTCAACGTCGCCGAAGAGCGCGAACGGGTCCGCGCGGTGCGGCGCGGGCGCGACGAGGGCGACCTCGGCGACGGCCTCGAACGCACGGCACAGGCGCTCGCGGAGGTCGACGCCGAGACCGCACAGCAGGTGTTGGAAGACGTCCGCGTCGTTCCGACGTTCACCGCACACCCGACCGAGGCACGCCGCAAGACGGTGAAGGCGAAACTCCGCCGCGTCGCGGAGATTCTGCGCGACCTCGACGAGCGCCGTCTCACCGACGACGAACTCGCCGGACTGGAAGCGGACCTCGAATCCGAGGTGGAGACGCTGTGGTCCACGCGACAGGTCCGCCCCCGGCGGCCGACGCCGACCGACGAGGCGCGCGACGTCCGCTGGTATCTCGAACACACGCTGTTCGACGTCGCGGCCGAGGCCGAGGCCGAACTCGGGAACCGCGTCACTGAGGCCCACCCCGAACTCGACGCCGCCGACGCCGCAGGCACGCTCGACTTCCGGTCGTGGGCTGGCTCGGACCGCGACGGCAACCCGTTCGTCACGCCAGAGGTGACCAGCGAGACGCTCGACGCCCAGCGTGAGGCGGTGCTCGACCGCTACGCCGACGCACTGGCGGACATCCAAGGTGCGCTGAGCCACGAGGGCGACCGCCTCGACCACACCGACGAGTTCTCCGGGCGCGTGACCGCCGACCGCGAGGCCGTGCCCGTCGTCGCCGAAGACGTCGACGAGCGCTACCCCGAAGAGCCGTACCGTCGCGCTGTCGCCGTGATCCACGCTCGCGTCGAACGCGTCGACGACCTCCGGCCCGGCGGCTACGACGACCCCGAGGAACTGGTCGCGTCGCTGCGGGCGGTCGCCGCCGACCTCCGCGCGAACGGCCACGAGACGACCGCCGCAGAGCGCGTCGACCCGTTGGTCCGCCGCGTGGAGACGTTCGGCTTCTCGCTCGCGGCGCTGGACCTGCGCGACCACCGCGAGAACCACACCGAGGCCGTCGGCGAGATTCTCGCCCGCGAGGGCCTCGACTACGCCGCGATGGACGAGGCCGAACGCGTGGCGACGCTCACCGAGTCGGTCGTCGACGACGCCGTCGGGAATCTCGACGTCGCTGAGGAGTTCTCGGAGACGACCGAACGCGTCTGTGAGCGATTCCAGACGCTGACGGAGTGGCACCGCGAGTTCGGCGCCGACGCCATCGACGCCTACTGCATCTCGATGACCGAAGAACCCTCGCACGTCCTCGAAGTGCTGTACCTCGCGGATCTATCGGGCGTCGTCGACCTCCCGGACCACTGTGGTCTCGACGTGGTGCCGTTGCTCGAAACTGCGTCGGCGCTCGCGAACGCCCGCGACATCCTCGGCACCCTCGTGAACAACGACGCCTACGGCGCGGCGCTGTCGGCCCGCGGCGACGTGCAGGAGGTGATGCTCGGCTACTCCGACTCCAACAAGGAGAACGGCCCACTGGCGGCCGCGTGGGACCTCCACCAGAACGCCCGCCGTCTCGCGGAGGTGGCCGACGACCTCGGCGTCGAACTGCGCTTGTTCCACGGGCGCGGTGGCTCCATCTCTCGCGGTGGCGGCCCGATGAACGAGGCGATGCTGGCGCTGCCGCCGGAGACGGCGACCGGCGAGATCAAGTTCACCGAACAGGGCGAGGCCATCGCCGAGAAATTCGCGAACCCGCGCGTCGCCGAACGCGAACTCGAACAGATGCTCGACGCGCAGGTGCGCGCCCGACTTCGGGCGCTGCAGGGCACCGCACCCGACGTGCAAGATGAGTGGGAGGCCGCGATGGACGCCACCGGCGAGGGCGCACGGACGGCGTACCAGGACTTCCTAGAGACCGACGGCTTCGTCGAGTACTTCGAGACGGCGACGCCCATCACCGTCATCGAGGATCTCAACATGGGGTCGCGTCCCGCCTCGCGGTCGGGCGAGCGCACCGTTGAGGACCTGCGAGCAATCCCGTGGGTGTTCTCGTGGACGCAGAGCCGTGCCATCCTCCCCGGGTGGTTCTCCTCGGCGTCCGGACTCGACGCGTATCTGGAGGAAGGCGGCGAGATAGAGACGCTGCAGGAGATGTACGACGAGTGGCCGTTCTTCCGCACCACCATCGACCACATCGGCCTCTCGCTGGCGCGGACGGAGTTGGAGATTGCCGCCGAGTACGCCGACCTCGCGCCCGAGGACCTCCGTGAGGAGTTCTTCCCGCGCATCGAGGCGGAGTACGAGCGTGCGGTCGAACTCGTGCAGGAGATCACCGGGCGCGAGGACCTCATCCATCGTGGGTGGCTCGAAGAGAGCCTCCAGCGGCGCAACCCCTACGTCGACCCGCTGAACCTCCTCCAGGTGGACCTGCTCTCGCGCACCCACCTCACCGACGAGGAGGAGCGTGCGCTTCGCCTCACGGTGAAGGGCATCGCGGCAGGGATGAAGAACACGGGCTGA
- a CDS encoding GNAT family N-acetyltransferase, translating into MSRSFFPRRIETERLRFEPLDPDEVDPFDLYEFITRDDWRGAATEHMPWFRFDRVDQVAAFVDEAAEQRRDRDIARYLLRSIEEDGDVVGLTAFGPEWEARRAGTGIVLAESYWGREYGLERASAFVELAFERYDLDVFYSTCAADNEPSRRMIEKYVDRYGGRHEGLLRQHSARPSGEVTDQHRFSILREEYESATADRETLTFNVEW; encoded by the coding sequence GTGTCCCGTTCGTTCTTTCCCCGCCGGATCGAGACCGAACGCCTTCGGTTCGAGCCACTTGACCCCGACGAGGTGGACCCGTTCGACCTCTACGAGTTCATCACTCGCGACGACTGGCGCGGTGCGGCGACCGAGCACATGCCGTGGTTCCGGTTCGACCGGGTCGACCAAGTGGCGGCCTTCGTCGACGAGGCCGCCGAACAGCGCCGCGACCGCGACATCGCCCGCTACCTCCTCCGGTCGATCGAAGAGGACGGGGACGTCGTCGGCCTGACCGCGTTCGGTCCGGAGTGGGAGGCGCGTCGTGCCGGGACGGGAATCGTCCTCGCGGAGTCGTACTGGGGTCGAGAGTACGGCCTCGAACGCGCGTCGGCGTTCGTTGAACTCGCCTTCGAGCGGTACGACCTCGACGTGTTCTACTCGACGTGTGCCGCCGACAACGAGCCGTCGCGCCGGATGATCGAGAAGTACGTCGACCGCTACGGCGGCCGTCACGAGGGACTGCTCCGCCAGCACTCTGCACGGCCCTCCGGCGAGGTGACAGACCAACACCGCTTCAGCATCCTCCGCGAGGAGTACGAGTCGGCAACCGCCGACCGCGAGACGCTGACGTTCAACGTGGAGTGGTAG